The following are from one region of the Odontesthes bonariensis isolate fOdoBon6 chromosome 16, fOdoBon6.hap1, whole genome shotgun sequence genome:
- the tmem248 gene encoding transmembrane protein 248 isoform X1, giving the protein MVYLLNPIENLRSYINNRPPLVIFMISVSAVAIAFLTVGYFFKIKEIKSPELTEDWNTFLLRFNELDFCVSENETIKHGLNESTTPESLVVTSGQARSSTQAPLLLEDSGPINISVPITLTLDPQRPFGGYSRNITHLYATVLGQQVGLSGREAHEEINITFTLPVSWNSDDCVLHSHCEQVVFSTCMTITAASNIFPVTVQPPHCVPETYTNATSWYKVFTTVRDSDTKYSQDYNPFWCYKGAIGKVYHALNPKLTVIVPDDDRSLINLHLMHTSYFLFVMVITMFCYAVIKGRPGKVRQTNPDFCPEKVQQTPAVLYDLNRWLCQRVKKTSDVSSRGYL; this is encoded by the exons ATG GTGTACCTGTTAAATCCTATAGAGAACCTAAGAAGCTACATCAACAATCGTCCACCTCTGGTCATTTTTATGATCAGTGTCAGTGCAGTGGCCATCGCCTTCCTGACCGTTGGTTATTTCTTCAAGATTAAAGAGATCAAGTCTCCGGAGTTGACAGAG GACTGGAACACCTTTCTGTTGCGCTTCAATGAGCTGGACTTTTGCGTGTCAGAGAATGAGACGATAAAGCACGGCCTGAACGAGTCCACCACGCCAGAGAGCTTGGTTGTGACGAGCGGCCAGGCTCGTTCCAGCACTCAGGCTCCCCTCTTGCTGGAGGACTCGGGCCCCATCAACATCTCAGTGCCCATCACCCTCACGCTGGACCCCCAGCGCCCATTTGGAGGGTACTCTCGCAATATCACCCACCTGTACGCCACAGTGCTGGGACAGCAAGTTGGCCTATCGG GCCGAGAAGCCCACGAAGAAATAAACATCACGTTCACCCTGCCTGTATCCTGGAACTCGGACGACTGTGTTCTGCACAGCCACTGCGAGCAGGTGGTGTTCAGCACTTGCATGACCATCACAGCAGCCAGCAATATCTTCCCAGTCACAGT GCAGCCGCCACACTGCGTGCCGGAGACGTACACCAACGCCACGTCTTGGTACAAGGTGTTCACCACAGTCCGTGACTCGGATACCAAGTACAGTCAGGACTACAACCCCTTCTGGTGTTACAAAGGCGCAATCGGCAAGGTGTACCATGCACTCAACCCAAAGCTTACCGTCATTGTTCCTGAT GATGATCGTTCCCTCATCAACCTTCACCTGATGCACACtagctacttcctgtttgtcaTGGTCATCACTATGTTCTGCTATGCAGTCATAAAGGGGCGGCCTGGCAAAGTACGACAAACCAACCCCGATTTCTGCCCTGAGAAGGTACAACAGACACCAGCAGTGCTATATGACCTCAACAG GTGGCTCTGTCAGAGGGTTAAAAAGACATCTGACGTCTCCTCCAGAGGTTACTTGTAA
- the tmem248 gene encoding transmembrane protein 248 isoform X2, which produces MVYLLNPIENLRSYINNRPPLVIFMISVSAVAIAFLTVGYFFKIKEIKSPELTEDWNTFLLRFNELDFCVSENETIKHGLNESTTPESLVVTSGQARSSTQAPLLLEDSGPINISVPITLTLDPQRPFGGYSRNITHLYATVLGQQVGLSGREAHEEINITFTLPVSWNSDDCVLHSHCEQVVFSTCMTITAASNIFPVTVQPPHCVPETYTNATSWYKVFTTVRDSDTKYSQDYNPFWCYKGAIGKVYHALNPKLTVIVPDDDRSLINLHLMHTSYFLFVMVITMFCYAVIKGRPGKVRQTNPDFCPEKVALSEG; this is translated from the exons ATG GTGTACCTGTTAAATCCTATAGAGAACCTAAGAAGCTACATCAACAATCGTCCACCTCTGGTCATTTTTATGATCAGTGTCAGTGCAGTGGCCATCGCCTTCCTGACCGTTGGTTATTTCTTCAAGATTAAAGAGATCAAGTCTCCGGAGTTGACAGAG GACTGGAACACCTTTCTGTTGCGCTTCAATGAGCTGGACTTTTGCGTGTCAGAGAATGAGACGATAAAGCACGGCCTGAACGAGTCCACCACGCCAGAGAGCTTGGTTGTGACGAGCGGCCAGGCTCGTTCCAGCACTCAGGCTCCCCTCTTGCTGGAGGACTCGGGCCCCATCAACATCTCAGTGCCCATCACCCTCACGCTGGACCCCCAGCGCCCATTTGGAGGGTACTCTCGCAATATCACCCACCTGTACGCCACAGTGCTGGGACAGCAAGTTGGCCTATCGG GCCGAGAAGCCCACGAAGAAATAAACATCACGTTCACCCTGCCTGTATCCTGGAACTCGGACGACTGTGTTCTGCACAGCCACTGCGAGCAGGTGGTGTTCAGCACTTGCATGACCATCACAGCAGCCAGCAATATCTTCCCAGTCACAGT GCAGCCGCCACACTGCGTGCCGGAGACGTACACCAACGCCACGTCTTGGTACAAGGTGTTCACCACAGTCCGTGACTCGGATACCAAGTACAGTCAGGACTACAACCCCTTCTGGTGTTACAAAGGCGCAATCGGCAAGGTGTACCATGCACTCAACCCAAAGCTTACCGTCATTGTTCCTGAT GATGATCGTTCCCTCATCAACCTTCACCTGATGCACACtagctacttcctgtttgtcaTGGTCATCACTATGTTCTGCTATGCAGTCATAAAGGGGCGGCCTGGCAAAGTACGACAAACCAACCCCGATTTCTGCCCTGAGAAG GTGGCTCTGTCAGAGGGTTAA